One Kribbella sp. NBC_00662 genomic region harbors:
- a CDS encoding TIGR03564 family F420-dependent LLM class oxidoreductase, which yields MRIGLAFGDVRGPAHLPEITRQIQEAAGAGVGTAWVTHGVGWDALTTLAAAGPTAPGIELGTAVVPFPQRHPLVLAKQALTVQAAVGNRLTLGIGAGIARMVSTMYGLPTDRPARRLREYLQVLRPLLRGEAVDHHGEYYVASGAIDLPGAEAPSVLLAALGPAMLKVAGELADGTITWMTGPQTLSKHVVPSITRASGSRSPRIVAGLGACLTSAEDAARARFAEQFALAGQVPEYRAMLDREGVDGPADVLIVGDEPSIRKQLDRVRDTGATDLMLAPIGTPEEQARTTAYLSTVAG from the coding sequence ATGCGCATCGGTTTGGCCTTCGGCGATGTCCGCGGACCCGCCCATCTGCCGGAGATCACCCGCCAGATCCAGGAAGCAGCCGGAGCCGGTGTCGGCACCGCGTGGGTGACGCACGGCGTCGGCTGGGACGCACTCACCACGTTGGCGGCTGCCGGCCCGACGGCTCCCGGGATCGAGCTCGGCACCGCGGTCGTGCCGTTCCCCCAGCGACACCCGCTCGTACTCGCCAAGCAGGCGTTGACCGTGCAGGCCGCGGTCGGCAATCGCCTCACGCTCGGCATCGGCGCCGGCATCGCCCGGATGGTCAGCACGATGTACGGACTGCCGACCGACCGTCCGGCCCGACGTCTCCGTGAATACCTGCAGGTGCTGCGACCACTCCTCCGCGGCGAGGCGGTCGACCATCACGGCGAGTACTACGTCGCCTCCGGCGCGATCGACCTGCCCGGGGCCGAGGCGCCGTCGGTGCTGCTGGCCGCGCTCGGTCCCGCGATGCTCAAGGTCGCGGGCGAGCTCGCCGACGGCACGATCACCTGGATGACCGGACCTCAGACACTGAGCAAGCACGTCGTACCGTCGATCACTCGAGCCTCCGGCAGCCGCAGTCCGCGTATCGTGGCGGGGCTTGGTGCGTGTCTGACGTCCGCCGAGGACGCAGCCAGGGCGCGCTTCGCGGAGCAGTTCGCGCTGGCCGGGCAGGTTCCGGAGTACCGCGCGATGCTCGACCGGGAAGGTGTCGACGGGCCGGCCGACGTACTGATCGTGGGTGACGAGCCGTCGATCCGCAAGCAGCTCGACCGCGTCCGCGACACCGGCGCGACCGACCTCATGCTGGCCCCGATCGGCACCCCGGAGGAACAGGCCCGGACGACCGCGTACCTGTCTACAGTGGCGGGGTGA
- a CDS encoding RNA polymerase sigma factor, translated as MTVTEAHGAVDAVWRIESARIIAGVARIVRDVGLAEELAQDALVAALEQWPQSGVPNNPGAWLMAIAKRRAIDLIRRKDTYQRKLAEMGHELEIDGDSVEDDVEAILEDHIEDDLLRLVFTACHPVLTTDARVSLTLKLLGGLKTDEIARAFLAPEPTIAQRIVRAKRNLAKAGVEFEVPSGPDLLERLSSVLEVVYLIYNEGYSATAGDDWMRPSLCNEAMRLGRLLAELMPTEPEVLGLLALMELQSSRANARVGPDGEPVLLLDQDRRRWDRLLIRRGLEGIDRAWALEKPPGPYLLQAAIAACHARAAIPEDTDWARIAGLYAVLAQVTPSPVVELNQAVAISMAFGPERGLEAVDALADDPSLKDYHLLPSVRGDLLFKLGRLAEAREEFEKAAALTRNERERKLLLERAAAC; from the coding sequence GTGACGGTTACCGAGGCGCACGGGGCGGTCGACGCGGTCTGGCGGATCGAGTCGGCGCGGATCATCGCGGGTGTCGCGCGGATCGTGCGGGACGTGGGGCTGGCCGAAGAGCTCGCGCAGGACGCGTTGGTGGCGGCGTTGGAGCAGTGGCCGCAGTCCGGCGTACCGAACAATCCGGGGGCCTGGCTGATGGCGATCGCCAAGCGCCGGGCGATCGACCTGATCCGGCGCAAGGACACGTACCAGCGCAAGCTCGCCGAGATGGGGCACGAGCTCGAGATCGACGGCGACAGCGTCGAGGACGACGTCGAGGCGATCCTCGAGGACCACATCGAGGACGACCTGCTGCGGCTGGTCTTCACCGCCTGCCACCCGGTGCTGACCACGGACGCCCGGGTGTCGCTGACGCTGAAGCTGCTCGGTGGTCTCAAGACCGACGAGATCGCGCGCGCGTTCCTGGCCCCGGAGCCGACGATCGCGCAGCGGATCGTCCGGGCCAAGCGCAACCTGGCCAAGGCCGGCGTCGAGTTCGAGGTGCCGTCCGGGCCGGACCTGCTGGAGCGGTTGTCGTCGGTCCTCGAGGTCGTCTACCTCATCTACAACGAGGGGTACTCCGCGACCGCGGGCGACGACTGGATGCGTCCGTCGCTGTGCAACGAGGCGATGCGGCTCGGTCGGCTCCTCGCGGAACTGATGCCGACCGAACCCGAAGTACTCGGCCTGCTGGCGCTGATGGAGTTGCAGTCGTCCCGGGCCAACGCCCGGGTCGGACCGGACGGCGAGCCGGTGCTGCTGCTCGACCAGGACCGCCGCCGCTGGGACCGGCTGCTGATCCGCCGCGGACTCGAAGGGATCGACCGCGCCTGGGCGCTGGAGAAACCGCCCGGCCCGTACCTCCTCCAGGCCGCGATCGCGGCCTGCCACGCGCGGGCCGCCATACCGGAGGACACCGACTGGGCCCGGATCGCCGGCCTGTACGCCGTGCTCGCGCAGGTCACGCCGTCGCCGGTGGTCGAGCTCAACCAAGCGGTCGCGATCTCGATGGCGTTCGGTCCGGAGCGTGGGCTGGAGGCCGTGGACGCACTGGCCGACGACCCGTCACTGAAGGACTACCACCTGCTGCCGAGCGTGCGCGGCGATCTCCTCTTCAAACTCGGCCGGCTGGCCGAGGCCCGCGAGGAGTTCGAGAAGGCGGCCGCGCTGACCCGCAACGAGCGCGAGCGCAAACTCCTCCTCGAGCGCGCTGCCGCCTGCTGA
- a CDS encoding alpha/beta fold hydrolase — translation MDTVVSKDGTTIAYDRRGNGPALVLVDGALCSRAQGPMPAVADALADRFTVYNYDRRGRGDSGDTGAYEVDRELEDLAAVIEAAGGSAYVYGSSSGAALALRAAAAGLPIEKLVAFEPPYVVDDSRTRIPRTWVADLEALEPGDAIRYFFTKGIGLPGIFVTMMKLMPAWKPMKAMAHTIPYDARILGDNCFGEPMDAAQWASISQPVRVVNGGKSPAWMKASTRALADAVPGAGHTEVPGQNHMIKATAIAPVIAGFCA, via the coding sequence ATGGACACCGTCGTATCGAAGGACGGCACCACCATCGCCTACGACCGGCGCGGGAACGGGCCGGCGCTCGTCCTCGTCGACGGCGCGCTCTGCTCCCGCGCGCAGGGCCCGATGCCCGCGGTCGCCGACGCGCTCGCCGACCGGTTCACCGTCTACAACTACGACCGGCGCGGCCGGGGCGACTCCGGCGACACCGGCGCGTACGAGGTCGACCGGGAGCTCGAGGACCTCGCGGCCGTGATCGAGGCGGCCGGCGGGTCGGCGTACGTCTACGGCTCGTCGTCCGGCGCGGCGCTCGCGCTCCGGGCCGCGGCGGCCGGGCTGCCGATCGAGAAGCTGGTCGCGTTCGAGCCGCCGTACGTCGTCGACGACAGCCGGACCCGGATCCCGCGCACCTGGGTCGCCGACCTGGAGGCGCTCGAGCCGGGCGACGCGATCAGGTACTTCTTCACCAAGGGGATCGGGTTGCCGGGGATCTTCGTCACGATGATGAAGCTGATGCCGGCCTGGAAGCCGATGAAGGCGATGGCCCACACGATCCCGTACGACGCGCGGATCCTCGGCGACAACTGCTTCGGCGAACCGATGGACGCGGCCCAGTGGGCGTCGATCTCGCAGCCGGTGCGGGTGGTGAACGGCGGCAAGAGCCCGGCCTGGATGAAGGCGTCCACCCGGGCGCTGGCCGACGCGGTGCCGGGCGCCGGGCACACCGAAGTACCGGGTCAGAATCACATGATCAAGGCCACCGCGATCGCTCCGGTGATCGCCGGCTTCTGTGCCTGA
- a CDS encoding superoxide dismutase — protein MTTYTLPDLPYDYSALAPSIAGEIMELHHDKHHATYVKGLNDTLDKLAEARDKGDFGSIVGLEKTLAFNLGGHVNHSIFWKNLSPDGGDKPDGELGAAIDEFFGSFDAFQANFTASATTIQGSGWAILGWDALGSRLLIHQLYDQQGNLPAGQTPIAMLDMWEHAFYLQYKNVKPDYVKAWWNVVNWADAQARFDAARSGAGALITGA, from the coding sequence TTGACCACGTACACGCTTCCCGATCTTCCCTACGACTACAGCGCGCTCGCGCCGAGTATCGCCGGCGAGATCATGGAGCTGCACCACGACAAGCACCACGCGACCTACGTGAAGGGTCTGAACGACACCCTGGACAAGCTGGCCGAGGCCCGCGACAAGGGTGACTTCGGTTCGATCGTCGGGCTGGAGAAGACGCTCGCCTTCAACCTCGGCGGGCACGTCAACCACTCGATCTTCTGGAAGAACCTGTCCCCGGACGGCGGCGACAAGCCGGACGGCGAGCTCGGCGCCGCGATCGACGAGTTCTTCGGCTCGTTCGACGCGTTCCAGGCGAACTTCACCGCCAGCGCGACCACGATCCAGGGCTCCGGCTGGGCCATCCTCGGCTGGGACGCCCTCGGCAGCCGGCTGCTGATCCACCAGCTCTACGACCAGCAGGGCAACCTGCCGGCCGGCCAGACCCCGATCGCGATGCTGGACATGTGGGAGCACGCGTTCTACCTGCAGTACAAGAACGTGAAGCCGGACTACGTCAAGGCCTGGTGGAACGTCGTCAACTGGGCCGACGCCCAGGCCCGCTTCGACGCGGCCCGCTCCGGCGCCGGCGCGCTGATCACCGGCGCCTGA
- a CDS encoding NADP-dependent oxidoreductase yields MRAISQDTYGGPEVLELIDTARPEPLPTEILVRVEAAGVNPVDAKTRAGQGVAGVLGEPPFILGWDVSGVVEAVGHGVHTLAVGDEVCGMPWFPRAASAYAEYVTAPSRHFARKPANLSHLEAAAVPLAGLTAYQILTALAGVEKGQRVLVHAAAGGVGHLAVQIAKELGAYVLGTASAGKHEWLRGLGADELIDYHSQALAEATGDLDVVVDLVGTEATLAQSIAVTRPGGLVVAVPSGSPQAVVDRAAKSGVRVASFLVEPDGHALGEIAELIESGAVRIEVEEVFPLAEAGVAHRRLEDGRTRGKLVLAVR; encoded by the coding sequence ATGAGAGCCATCAGTCAAGACACGTACGGCGGACCCGAGGTCCTCGAGCTGATCGACACCGCCCGGCCGGAGCCGTTGCCCACCGAGATCCTGGTCCGTGTCGAGGCCGCCGGGGTGAACCCCGTGGACGCCAAGACCCGAGCCGGCCAGGGGGTGGCGGGAGTGCTCGGCGAGCCGCCGTTCATCCTCGGCTGGGACGTCAGCGGCGTTGTCGAGGCGGTCGGACACGGCGTCCACACGCTTGCCGTCGGCGACGAGGTCTGCGGGATGCCGTGGTTCCCGCGGGCGGCGTCCGCGTACGCCGAGTACGTGACCGCGCCGTCCCGGCATTTCGCCCGCAAGCCCGCCAATCTCAGTCACCTCGAGGCGGCCGCGGTCCCGCTGGCCGGGCTCACGGCGTACCAGATCCTGACCGCGCTGGCCGGCGTCGAGAAGGGTCAGCGGGTGCTTGTCCACGCCGCCGCCGGCGGCGTCGGCCACCTGGCCGTGCAGATCGCCAAGGAGCTCGGTGCGTACGTCCTCGGTACGGCGAGCGCCGGCAAGCACGAGTGGCTCCGCGGACTCGGCGCGGACGAGCTGATCGACTACCACTCGCAGGCGCTTGCCGAGGCGACCGGAGACCTCGATGTCGTGGTCGATCTGGTCGGGACCGAGGCGACGTTGGCGCAATCAATTGCTGTCACGAGGCCGGGCGGCCTGGTGGTCGCCGTACCGTCCGGGAGTCCGCAGGCGGTGGTTGACCGGGCCGCTAAGTCGGGTGTTCGGGTCGCGTCGTTCCTGGTCGAGCCCGACGGTCACGCGCTCGGTGAGATCGCCGAACTGATCGAGAGCGGCGCCGTCCGGATCGAGGTCGAGGAGGTGTTCCCGCTCGCCGAGGCGGGCGTGGCACACCGGCGCCTGGAGGACGGCCGGACCCGCGGGAAGCTGGTGCTCGCGGTTCGGTGA
- a CDS encoding winged helix-turn-helix transcriptional regulator yields MTTKCTTGAHDKHDVYAAQCPCRDVLDLLANKWAALAIGALEDGPLRFGELQRRLQGISPKVLTQTLRRLEDNGFVDREIFPAVPLHVEYSLTDVGRSVSKPLGALRTWVETHLDQLSA; encoded by the coding sequence ATGACGACCAAGTGCACGACCGGCGCCCACGACAAGCACGACGTCTATGCGGCGCAGTGCCCGTGCCGGGACGTTCTCGATCTACTGGCGAACAAGTGGGCCGCCCTCGCGATCGGTGCGCTCGAGGACGGCCCCCTGCGGTTCGGTGAGCTGCAGCGGCGATTGCAGGGAATCAGCCCGAAGGTGCTGACCCAGACGCTGCGGCGGCTGGAGGACAACGGGTTCGTCGACCGGGAGATCTTCCCGGCGGTGCCGTTGCACGTCGAGTACTCGCTGACCGACGTCGGCCGGAGCGTGTCGAAGCCGCTAGGCGCGCTGCGCACCTGGGTCGAAACCCACCTCGACCAGCTGAGCGCGTAG
- a CDS encoding alpha/beta fold hydrolase — MNNTLVVPEAELYYEVRGSGPLVVLVGAPMDADSFAPLADLLADDYTVLTTDPRGIKRSTLNPGGTSRPEQRADDLARLIRHVDAGPAVVLGSSGGAVTVLALTQEHLDVVRAVIAHEPPLDRLVEDGEELLAKSEKLMADYLAGDVVGAWQQFFRLANLGVPDQVVEMMFSGERDPQQVAAERFWFSHEMRETITWTPDLDKLRTANVVVGIGEESTGQLCDRTSTALAEQLGIEPTHFPGGHTGFADQPEQFAKALRAQLVEVGFDPGAQRA; from the coding sequence ATGAACAACACATTGGTGGTTCCCGAGGCGGAGTTGTACTACGAGGTGCGCGGATCAGGGCCGTTGGTGGTCCTGGTCGGCGCACCGATGGACGCGGACTCGTTCGCACCTCTGGCCGACCTGCTGGCCGACGACTACACAGTGCTGACAACGGATCCGCGCGGGATCAAACGAAGCACCCTCAACCCCGGCGGCACGTCGCGACCCGAGCAGCGGGCCGACGACCTGGCGCGGCTGATCCGGCACGTCGACGCCGGTCCGGCCGTCGTCCTCGGATCGAGCGGGGGAGCGGTCACCGTGCTGGCGCTCACCCAGGAGCACCTGGACGTCGTGCGCGCCGTGATCGCCCACGAGCCGCCGCTGGACAGGCTGGTCGAGGACGGCGAGGAGCTGCTGGCGAAGTCCGAGAAGCTGATGGCCGACTACCTGGCCGGGGATGTCGTCGGCGCGTGGCAGCAGTTCTTCCGGCTGGCGAACCTCGGGGTGCCGGACCAGGTGGTCGAGATGATGTTCAGCGGCGAACGCGACCCGCAGCAGGTCGCGGCCGAGCGGTTCTGGTTCTCGCACGAGATGCGCGAGACGATCACCTGGACGCCGGACCTGGACAAACTGCGCACGGCGAACGTCGTCGTCGGGATCGGCGAGGAGTCGACCGGTCAGCTGTGCGACCGGACCTCGACGGCGCTGGCCGAGCAGCTCGGAATCGAGCCGACCCACTTCCCCGGCGGTCACACCGGCTTCGCCGACCAGCCCGAGCAGTTCGCGAAGGCGCTACGCGCTCAGCTGGTCGAGGTGGGTTTCGACCCAGGTGCGCAGCGCGCCTAG
- a CDS encoding YciI family protein, protein MRYMIINKADADSEAGKFPPPEVAEGVGNVVEDLSKAGVLLFAEGVHRSSLGARVKVEAGRRTVTDGPFAETKELVGGMIVVEVRNRDEAIEWAARLAEALGSEVEVRRVVEEADFGPDSDVFQN, encoded by the coding sequence ATGCGCTACATGATCATCAACAAGGCGGACGCCGACAGTGAGGCCGGGAAGTTTCCGCCGCCGGAGGTTGCGGAGGGGGTCGGGAATGTGGTCGAGGACCTGTCGAAGGCCGGAGTGCTGCTGTTCGCGGAGGGCGTGCACCGGAGCTCCCTCGGTGCCCGGGTGAAGGTCGAGGCCGGCCGGCGTACGGTCACCGACGGCCCGTTCGCCGAGACCAAGGAACTGGTCGGCGGGATGATCGTCGTCGAGGTCCGCAACCGCGACGAGGCGATCGAGTGGGCCGCCCGGCTGGCCGAGGCGCTCGGCTCCGAGGTCGAGGTACGCCGGGTCGTCGAGGAAGCCGATTTCGGCCCGGACTCGGACGTCTTCCAGAACTGA
- a CDS encoding SDR family NAD(P)-dependent oxidoreductase, with amino-acid sequence MKNVVVAGGTTGMGREIALHYLRRGARVTVIGSTPSRGELFLREADALDGEAAYLQADLLSIAENHRVIKEVSARHEALDALVLTAMLPFVKRRETVDGLEGTFMLYYLSRFILSYGLTDLLERGETPIITNLGATGITKGAVNWDDLQFTKGYGTVRATMSGGRANDLLAVHYLQNHPDGRTKYFGVQPPYTKSGTNHLPQPLRTAARVSAALFAKPPAESVQDTLAVMDDQPDERLILRAVGVPVDPALKTFDPGDAKRLYELTADLI; translated from the coding sequence ATGAAGAACGTCGTGGTGGCCGGCGGGACCACCGGGATGGGGCGCGAGATCGCCCTGCACTACCTGCGTCGCGGCGCGCGCGTGACGGTGATCGGCAGTACGCCGTCCCGCGGCGAGCTGTTCCTTCGCGAGGCGGACGCCCTCGACGGCGAGGCGGCGTACCTGCAGGCCGACCTGCTCTCGATCGCCGAGAACCACCGGGTGATCAAGGAGGTGTCGGCACGTCACGAAGCCCTGGATGCGCTGGTGCTGACCGCGATGCTGCCGTTCGTGAAGCGGCGGGAGACGGTCGACGGGCTCGAGGGCACGTTCATGCTCTACTACCTGAGCCGCTTCATCCTCAGCTACGGCCTGACCGACCTGCTCGAGCGCGGCGAGACGCCGATCATCACAAACCTCGGCGCGACCGGCATCACCAAGGGCGCGGTGAACTGGGACGACCTCCAGTTCACGAAGGGCTACGGCACGGTCCGGGCGACGATGAGTGGTGGCCGCGCGAACGACCTGCTTGCAGTGCACTACCTGCAGAACCATCCCGACGGACGGACGAAGTACTTCGGGGTGCAGCCGCCGTACACGAAGAGCGGCACGAACCACCTGCCGCAGCCCCTCCGGACCGCGGCCCGGGTGAGCGCGGCGCTGTTCGCGAAACCGCCGGCGGAGAGCGTCCAGGACACGCTCGCGGTGATGGACGACCAGCCGGACGAGCGGTTGATCCTGCGCGCGGTCGGCGTACCGGTCGATCCGGCGCTGAAGACGTTCGATCCCGGCGACGCGAAGCGGCTGTACGAGCTGACCGCCGATCTGATCTGA
- a CDS encoding TetR/AcrR family transcriptional regulator → MAHKRDREATRARLLECARLRFARDGYDGTSVRDVAGDVGVDPALVFRYFGSKSGLFTEAMAGSSAPVVLPDGPVEELPAKLLHQLVFEDWSEYAGEHPLVAMLRSAGHEDTKNRLRQQICEGYLDVLSQLAEGNEDKNLRTELFGAWLLGIGILRTAVGTPTLSKATEADLRPHLAAVAEALFGRPVPVPKNG, encoded by the coding sequence ATGGCGCACAAGCGGGACCGGGAGGCGACCCGGGCGCGGTTGCTGGAGTGCGCGCGGCTCCGGTTCGCCCGCGACGGGTACGACGGGACGAGCGTGCGGGACGTGGCCGGAGACGTCGGCGTGGATCCGGCACTGGTGTTCCGGTACTTCGGGTCCAAGTCGGGGCTGTTCACCGAGGCGATGGCCGGCTCCTCGGCTCCCGTCGTACTCCCGGACGGCCCGGTCGAGGAGCTGCCGGCGAAGCTGCTGCATCAGCTCGTGTTCGAGGACTGGTCGGAGTACGCGGGTGAGCACCCGCTGGTCGCGATGCTGCGGTCGGCCGGTCACGAGGACACCAAGAACCGGCTGCGGCAGCAGATCTGCGAGGGCTACCTGGACGTGCTGTCACAGCTTGCCGAAGGCAACGAAGACAAGAACCTCCGGACCGAGCTCTTCGGCGCCTGGCTGCTCGGCATCGGCATCCTCCGCACCGCCGTCGGCACCCCAACGTTGTCAAAGGCAACAGAAGCCGACCTCCGCCCCCACCTGGCCGCAGTAGCCGAGGCCCTGTTCGGCCGCCCCGTCCCGGTACCGAAGAACGGGTAG
- a CDS encoding YciI family protein yields MRFDRYTVILLTLRPDAPSMTDDEAADLQDRHLAHGADLQDRGLVLARGPLVDQDDESFRGFSIWSVDAATARQHAEADPAVRAGRLAVQVMTWMMPAGNLQFSQVRAPRSIAEATAD; encoded by the coding sequence ATGCGTTTCGATCGCTACACCGTGATCCTGCTGACGCTGCGCCCGGACGCGCCGTCCATGACGGACGACGAGGCCGCCGACCTGCAGGACCGCCATCTCGCCCACGGCGCCGACCTACAGGACCGTGGTCTGGTGCTGGCCCGCGGTCCGCTGGTCGACCAGGACGACGAGAGCTTCCGCGGCTTCTCGATCTGGTCGGTCGACGCCGCGACCGCCCGCCAGCACGCCGAAGCCGATCCGGCCGTACGCGCCGGCCGCCTCGCGGTCCAGGTGATGACCTGGATGATGCCGGCAGGCAACCTGCAGTTCTCCCAGGTGCGCGCGCCCCGATCCATCGCCGAGGCAACCGCCGATTAG
- a CDS encoding LCP family protein, whose product MPKLLGLTLLGALLPGLGLIVGGRRRIGAFVLTLFLGLVGLGVYVGLTRREEVLAAAVVPSRLLMTSVVIGAVAFLWIVVIVASHRSLRPATGGAGGRALGAGFVGILCFAIAAPAAVGVQSVLAQRTLVQDVFQAERESKSATRPKVVNVKDPWEGKPRLNLLLLGGDDAPSREGVRTDTVIVASIDTKTGNTALISLPRNLTFMPFPKDSPLYKYYPNGFGKEGLSLDGRLEWMLTAMYQNIPDAHPGILGPSDNEGADVVKQSVGEALGLKLDYYLQVNLQSFPEIVDALGGIKVNVNERVAMGGISSSHIPPKEWIEPGPNQHLDGRHALWFARGRYGADDDQRQVRQRCVIKSIVDAADPQTLVTKYKAIAKAGQHLLRTDIPQELLPAMVQLALKVKSGTVSNVTLDPEKLRLKYLHPDYQALRDTVENALESTPQPTATPVTPTTPSTTTRKPTTTTTTPPPGPTQDLVDACAYNPNGDQPN is encoded by the coding sequence GTGCCGAAGTTGCTGGGGCTGACCCTGTTGGGCGCACTGCTTCCAGGACTCGGGTTGATCGTCGGTGGCCGCCGGCGGATCGGCGCGTTCGTACTGACCCTGTTCCTCGGGCTCGTCGGCCTCGGCGTGTACGTCGGACTGACCCGGCGCGAGGAGGTCCTCGCCGCCGCCGTCGTGCCGAGCCGGCTGCTGATGACGTCTGTGGTGATCGGCGCGGTCGCGTTCCTCTGGATCGTCGTGATCGTCGCCTCGCACCGGTCGTTGCGTCCGGCAACGGGTGGGGCGGGCGGCCGGGCGCTCGGGGCCGGGTTCGTCGGGATCCTCTGCTTCGCGATCGCGGCGCCGGCGGCGGTCGGCGTACAGAGTGTGCTCGCGCAGCGGACCCTCGTCCAGGACGTGTTCCAGGCTGAGCGGGAGAGCAAGAGCGCGACCCGGCCGAAGGTGGTCAACGTCAAGGACCCGTGGGAGGGCAAACCGCGGCTGAACCTGCTGCTGCTCGGCGGCGACGACGCGCCGAGCCGGGAGGGCGTGCGCACCGACACGGTCATCGTGGCGAGCATCGACACCAAGACCGGCAACACCGCGCTGATCTCGCTGCCGCGGAACCTGACGTTCATGCCGTTCCCGAAGGACTCGCCGCTGTACAAGTACTACCCGAACGGCTTCGGCAAGGAGGGGCTCAGCCTCGACGGCCGGCTCGAGTGGATGCTGACCGCGATGTACCAGAACATCCCGGACGCGCATCCAGGCATCCTCGGTCCCTCGGACAACGAGGGCGCGGACGTGGTGAAGCAGTCGGTCGGTGAGGCGCTCGGGCTGAAGCTCGACTACTACCTGCAGGTCAACCTGCAGAGCTTCCCGGAGATCGTCGACGCGCTCGGCGGGATCAAGGTCAACGTCAACGAGCGGGTCGCGATGGGCGGGATCAGCAGCTCGCACATCCCGCCGAAGGAGTGGATCGAGCCCGGTCCGAACCAGCACCTCGACGGCCGGCACGCGCTCTGGTTCGCCCGCGGCCGGTACGGCGCCGACGACGACCAGCGGCAGGTCCGGCAGCGGTGCGTGATCAAGAGCATCGTCGACGCGGCGGATCCGCAGACCCTCGTGACCAAGTACAAGGCGATCGCGAAGGCCGGGCAGCATCTGCTCCGGACCGACATCCCGCAGGAGTTGCTGCCGGCGATGGTCCAGCTGGCGCTCAAGGTCAAGTCCGGCACGGTCTCCAACGTGACGCTGGACCCGGAGAAGCTGCGCCTCAAGTACCTCCACCCCGACTACCAGGCCCTCCGCGACACCGTCGAGAACGCCCTCGAGTCCACGCCGCAGCCGACGGCCACGCCGGTCACGCCGACAACCCCCAGCACCACCACCCGCAAGCCGACCACCACAACCACCACCCCACCCCCCGGCCCCACCCAGGACCTGGTCGACGCCTGCGCCTACAACCCGAACGGCGACCAGCCCAACTGA
- a CDS encoding NAD-dependent epimerase/dehydratase family protein, with protein sequence MQILVMGGNGFVGRAIVEDALAHGAEVASFSRGKSGTPLPAQVTELIGDRETGDYEALRTGEWDAVVDLSGFRTREVDQAMDVLGDRVGRYVFVSSHAVYVRDLPAGTDETAPRREPMRDADVLTNQTYGPCKVACEDDVLERYGDRATIIRPGRVTGPGDTASTVLYWVRRGPAGGRVALPTKPEQPLQFIDSRDVGRLAVQLITDARSGAYNAVGPFSTIAELIETSAELSGRTVELVPVPRDAAPARFPLMEPESEWGERRRNPAKARAAGMPVTPLRRTVADLLAWDHDRGTPDLDFGFTPEQEAELLAAI encoded by the coding sequence GTGCAGATTCTGGTGATGGGTGGAAACGGGTTCGTCGGACGCGCGATCGTCGAGGATGCGCTGGCGCACGGGGCGGAGGTCGCCTCCTTCAGCCGCGGGAAGAGCGGGACGCCGCTGCCCGCGCAGGTAACCGAGCTGATCGGAGACCGGGAGACCGGGGACTACGAGGCGCTGCGGACCGGCGAGTGGGACGCGGTGGTCGACCTGAGCGGATTCCGGACCCGGGAGGTCGACCAGGCGATGGACGTGCTCGGCGACCGGGTCGGGCGGTACGTGTTCGTGTCGAGCCACGCGGTGTACGTCCGGGACCTGCCGGCCGGGACCGACGAGACCGCGCCGCGCCGCGAGCCGATGCGCGATGCCGACGTACTCACCAACCAGACCTACGGACCGTGCAAGGTCGCGTGCGAGGACGACGTCCTCGAGCGGTACGGCGATCGGGCAACGATCATCCGTCCCGGCCGGGTGACAGGTCCGGGCGACACCGCGAGCACGGTCCTCTACTGGGTACGACGCGGCCCCGCCGGCGGCCGGGTCGCGTTGCCGACGAAGCCGGAGCAACCGCTGCAGTTCATCGACAGCCGTGACGTCGGGCGGCTCGCGGTCCAGCTGATCACCGACGCCCGGTCCGGTGCATACAACGCGGTCGGGCCGTTCAGCACGATCGCCGAACTGATCGAGACGTCGGCGGAGCTGTCCGGCCGCACAGTCGAGCTGGTGCCCGTACCGAGGGACGCGGCGCCGGCCCGCTTCCCGCTGATGGAGCCGGAGTCCGAGTGGGGCGAACGTCGCCGCAACCCGGCGAAGGCCCGGGCCGCGGGGATGCCCGTCACCCCGCTCCGCCGGACGGTCGCCGACCTGCTCGCCTGGGATCACGACCGCGGTACGCCGGACCTCGACTTCGGCTTCACCCCCGAGCAGGAAGCGGAGCTCCTGGCCGCCATCTGA